The genome window CGGAAATTGGGAATTGGGTCCTGCAACTGCCGATTTGAGcttgttgtttttggtttctttCTAGTTTTGTCTTGTGAAATTCCGTTCTTTAttcattgttttatttgcGTGCAACCGCAGGACAGGTGGGCAAGTGGGCCTGGCAGGTGTATCGTATCGCGAGGTTTTTGGGAGGGTGCAATGCCGCAAGCAATGCGTGACGTGAAATCAAATTTGCTGCGACTGCATACCGTACTGTACTAGAAAGACCAGATAGGTCAGCATTGCCGACAGGAAGAATAGGGTCAGTTCGTTGGAGACCTCATAGAGGCCCAAAGGAAACACGCGCAGCTCCTGGTGGTGAAGGCGGCCCAGGAAAAGCTCCAGCTGCCAGATTGGAaaagtattatatttaatcCTTAAGATTATAGCTCCCGAACTTACCTTTTGGTGGTAACTCTGGCTGTCAGTCACATAGAAATTCTCAAAGCTGAGACGCCTTATCAATCGAGAACCATTAACAGCTGAATGCACGGACATGGTCAGCAGCACCACATCCATGAATAGTTTGATGACCAAGCCCCAGAGGTTGAAACTGTATTGTCCTCGCAGAATGGCGTGGTAGGAAACCATGGACATGGCCAACAGACTTTGTGCGAGGCTGAGAAAAAGTGGTAGATCGAAGAGTCGCTGGAAACTGCGTGACACCTGGTGTATCTCGTCATAGAGATACAAACACTTGTCCAAATTCGAGATGGCCTGTCGTGTTGGTTGCGGATTCAACGAATCATTCTCCCCATTCAGTGATCTTAACTGGGCCCTCAGTTGGCAATCGACATAGTTGTTTAGGTCCCTGTAAAGTATACCAATGCTGAGATAGCCAACGAAACACAAATGTGTTATCATTCCCGTTCCGACAGACGTGTATAAATCGCACAGTAAAGTTAGCAGGAACCAGGGTGAGAGCATTAATCGAAAGGCCATGAATACGAAAAGTAAGGAGAATACT of Drosophila mauritiana strain mau12 chromosome 3R, ASM438214v1, whole genome shotgun sequence contains these proteins:
- the LOC117145605 gene encoding putative gustatory receptor 93b, yielding MALRWSGLLVMPRILRCLNVSRISAMLLRSCFLYGTVFGVITFRIERKNSQLVAINRRGYLWICLVTRLLVSCSYGYSYYAWSGQYDDLYLRAFFGFRLIGCLICSVIILVMQFWFGEELLNLVNRFLQLFRRMQSLTNSQKNRFGDRAEFLLMFSKVFSLLFVFMAFRLMLSPWFLLTLLCDLYTSVGTGMITHLCFVGYLSIGILYRDLNNYVDCQLRAQLRSLNGENDSLNPQPTRQAISNLDKCLYLYDEIHQVSRSFQRLFDLPLFLSLAQSLLAMSMVSYHAILRGQYSFNLWGLVIKLFMDVVLLTMSVHSAVNGSRLIRRLSFENFYVTDSQSYHQKLELFLGRLHHQELRVFPLGLYEVSNELTLFFLSAMLTYLVFLVQYGMQSQQI